The genomic window CTCCGCCTCCACCTGGGCGTTCCACTCCCGCTTGGCCGCACGCCAGGCCTCGTCGCTCTGGCCGTACCGCCAGTAGCCGGAGATCGACAGCCGCTCGCGCGGGACGCCGTGCTCCACCCGCAGTTGGCGTCGCAGCTCCTTCACGAAGCCGGCCTCGCCGTGCACGAAGGCCGACACCGTGCCGGCCGGGAACTCCAGCGCGCGCACGGCCTCGACGAGCGCCTCGCCCACCGGGCGCCGGCCGCGGTGCAGCCAGGTGAGCTCGACCGCTGCCGGCGAGACGATCTTCTGCTCCTCCGCCGCGTCCGGGACCTCGACGAAGGCGTGCACCACGGCGCCGGCCGGCATCCGCTCCAGTGCCGCCGCGATCGCGGGCAGGGCGCTCTCGTCGCCCGCGAGCAGGTGCCAGTCGGCGTCGGCCTCCGGCGCGTAGCCGCCGCCGGGGCCCTGGAACCGCACCGTCTCGCCGGGCTGCGCGCCGGCCGCCCACGGGCCGGCCAGGCCCTCGTCACCGTGCACCACGAAGTCCACGGTCAGCTCGCGCAGCGCCGGGTCCCAGGCCCGCACCGTGTAGGTCCGGGTGACCGGCCACTGCTCGCGCGCGAACTCCTCGCGGATCCGCGCCAGGTCGAAGGGCTCGGGGTAGCTGACGCCGGCGGGCGCGAAGAGCACCTTGATGTAGTGGTCGGTGAACTCCGAGGCGTCGAAGTCGTCCAGTCCCGCACCGCCGAGGACCAGGCGCACCATGTGCGGCGTGATCCTCTCGTTGCGCAGGACCTGTGCCTCGCGGGCCCTCGGCGCTCTGCGGGTCGGCTGCTCTGTCATGGGGTCCCCCCAGGGAAATCGTGCAGGTCTGCAAGTAGTTAGGTATGCCTAAGTTAGCACTTCGCCGGGGGGAGTGCGCGAGTGGTGGAGTGCGTGGGTGATGGAGCGCGCGAGTGGGGCGTGCGCGAGTGGGGAGTGCGCGGGAGGTTGGGTGCGCGGGAGGTTGGGTGTGCGGGCTACCGCCCCGCCGCGTAGCCCTGCATGCCGCGCGGGTTC from Kitasatospora sp. NBC_01250 includes these protein-coding regions:
- a CDS encoding siderophore-interacting protein — translated: MTEQPTRRAPRAREAQVLRNERITPHMVRLVLGGAGLDDFDASEFTDHYIKVLFAPAGVSYPEPFDLARIREEFAREQWPVTRTYTVRAWDPALRELTVDFVVHGDEGLAGPWAAGAQPGETVRFQGPGGGYAPEADADWHLLAGDESALPAIAAALERMPAGAVVHAFVEVPDAAEEQKIVSPAAVELTWLHRGRRPVGEALVEAVRALEFPAGTVSAFVHGEAGFVKELRRQLRVEHGVPRERLSISGYWRYGQSDEAWRAAKREWNAQVEAEQEQTG